In Kwoniella dejecticola CBS 10117 chromosome 4, complete sequence, one genomic interval encodes:
- a CDS encoding 60S ribosomal protein uL24, whose translation MSSPLSKELRKEHTARSIPIRKDDEVLIVRGKYKGREGKVTQVYRKKWVIHVDRVHIEKSNAATVPVGISPSNVVITSLKLDADRKAILSRKGGKTQEKGDVEMKSE comes from the exons atgtcttctcctctttccaaGGAATTGAGAAAGGAGCACACT GCCCGATCAATCCCTATCAGAAAAGACGACGAGGTCTTGATTGTCCGAGGAAAATACAAGGGCCGAGAGGGAAAGGTCACCCAA GTCTACAGAAAGAAGTGGGTTATCCACGTCGACCGAGTGCACATTGAGAAGTCCAACGCCGCCACTGTCCCCGTCGGTATCTCCCCTTCCAACGTAGTCATCACCTCGCTCAAGCTCGACGCCGACAGAAAAGCCATCCTCTCTCGAAAGGGCGGCAAGACCCAAGAGAAGGGTGACGTCGAGATGAAGTCCGAGTAA